The following are encoded in a window of Cherax quadricarinatus isolate ZL_2023a chromosome 62, ASM3850222v1, whole genome shotgun sequence genomic DNA:
- the LOC128698801 gene encoding protein lifeguard 1-like gives MLRKVYGLLSAQLVITFGIVAIFIWVPEVKTFAKTNTAVFWSAFGLMFAWFLTLLCCGDLKRKTPYSYIALVSFTICQGFLLGCIAAYYEATEVAAAIGITIAVTLALTIFSFQTKWDFTVLAGHLLVLFVCLLTFSIFAVIFRSRVLRLLYASLGALFFSLYLVIDTQLILRGRHMLAFTSGEYVFATLNLYLDVVNLFMFILIFFSGSTD, from the exons GAAGGTGTATGGTTTACTTTCTGCTCAACTGGTCATCACCTTCGGCATTGTAGCCATCTTCATCTGGGTGCCGGAGGTAAAAACATTTGCCAAGACGAACACAGCAGTGTTTTGGTCTGCCTTCGGCCTCATGTTTGCCTGGTTCCTCACCCTTCTTTGCTGTGGTGACCTGAAGAGGAAGACTCCTTACAGCTACATCGCTTTGGTCAGCTTCACCATCTGCCAGGGATTCTTGCTGGGTTGTATCGCTGCATACTACGAGGCCACGGAGGTGGCAGCAGCCATTGGTATCACTATTGCAGTGACTTTGGCGCTCACCATATTTTCCTTCCAG ACCAAATGGGACTTCACTGTATTAGCCGGGCATCTGTTAGTGCTGTTTGTCTGTCTCCTCACGTTTTCCATTTTTGCGGTAATCTTCAGGAGCAGGGTGCTGAGACTGCTATATGCTTCCCTGGGAGCTCTATTTTTCTCACTGTATTTAGTAATCGACACTCAGCTCATCCTAAGAGGCAGACACATGCTGGCCTTCACATCTGGAGAATACGTGTTTGCCACACTCAATTTATACCTGGACGTAGTTAACCTCTTCATGTTTATTCTCATATTTTTTTCAGGCAGCACAGATTAA